The proteins below are encoded in one region of Ostrea edulis chromosome 3, xbOstEdul1.1, whole genome shotgun sequence:
- the LOC125675285 gene encoding uncharacterized protein LOC125675285 → MYFRTVMLYFMIIQFWNLDCNKRKCKRYGEDVCCRNFRYNEALDTCEDCPIGYHYWNCSRKCQHPFYGKDCQKECNCNMDDCHFSYGCPSIKSSTQVTTHTEYEITLRTITRMIASTITQLPNKQTIAAKTPNNFLLNKTNLIIIIGAVGLGLFLLLFGMLVGVYIYKSLQRNVGRIPNNDFAGKEDHSYTPIRQQAETHQTESQAGNICENSAYLTPLSEGMGLYEEVVLYDFPEESLDRKECQIEPYYSDTANNVPDTYLTPTSVSQHVYVEVIQ, encoded by the exons ATGTATTTTCGAACTGTTATGTTGTATTTCATGATCATACAATTTTGGAATTTAGATTGTAATAAACGAAAATGCAAAAG GTATGGAGAAGATGTGTGCTGTCGAAATTTCCGTTACAATGAAGCTTTAGACACATGCGAAG ATTGCCCTATTGGATACCATTACTGGAACTGTTCCAGAAAATGTCAACATCCATTTTACGGAAAAGACTGTCAAAAGGAATGCAATTGTAACATGGATGATTGTCATTTTTCCTATGGCTGTCCAAGTATCAAAT CTTCCACGCAAGTAACAACACACACTGAATATGAAATTACTTTACGTACGATAACACGGATGATAGCCAGTACCATTACACAACTACCAAATAAACAAACCATTGCTGCAAAAACACCGAATAATTTTCtcttaaataaaacaaatcttaTAATTATCATTGGAGCGGTAGGACTAGGACTGTTTCTTCTGCTGTTTGGGATGTTGGTTGGTGTATATATCTACAAAAGCCTTCAAAGGAATGTAGGTAGGATACCTAATAATGATTTTGCTGGAAAAGAAGATCACAGCTATACACCGATTCGTCAACAAGCAGAAACTCATCAGACAGAATCCCAAGCaggaaatatttgtgaaaactCGGCGTATCTAACTCCATTGAGTGAAGGAATGGGTCTATATGAGGAAGTTGTTCTCTATGATTTTCCGGAAGAATCCCTGGATAGGAAAGAATGCCAAATTGAACCATATTACAGTGACACTGCAAATAATGTACCAGACACGTATTTAACCCCTACATCTGTATCacaacatgtatatgtagaagTAATACAATGA